Part of the Cohnella candidum genome, CGAATGACACACCAAAAAACCGGAGGCTTTCGCCCCCGGTTTCGCTTCTTGTTTATTTCGTTTAAACGACCAGCACTTCCGCCGGCCCTTCACACCAATCGCAGCGCGCGGGTGCCGTCCAATCCGAGAACGTCGTCGTCTGCAGGTTGATTAAATCCGGTGCGTCTTCGTACTCGTCGACGAATTTGTCGATCGCGAGCTCCACGTGTTCCCGGCATACGCAATACATGAATGTGTTCGTTCCTTTCCTACCGGCAACCGGACACCGAGCTTACTGCTCCTTGTCTTTCTCCGTCAGCGTCAGCTTGAGTTCTTCTTTCTTGCCGTCCCGGTAATAGGTCACGGTAAGAGAGTCCCCGATTTTCTTCTCGTTATACAGATATTTGCGCAAATCCATCGTGCCCTTGATCGGCTTGCCGTCCAGGGCCGTGATAATATCGTTCAGCTGCAGTCCCGCTTCCTGGGCCGGCCCGACGGCCTCCAGAACGAGCGCGCCGTCCTTCACTCCGTCCGGAACGACAAGCTGCGGAGCACTGGAATCGCCTTCGTCCGAGTTCGAATCCGTTCCGGAATCCGAGCCGTCTGCAGGCGGATTGTCCAGGTACGTCGCCAAGTCCATCGAGAATACGCCCATATAAGGACGCAGCACTTTGCCGTTCTCCATCAGCTGCTCCACGACGGGCATGACCGTGTCGATCGGAATCGCGAAGCCGATCCCCTCCACGCCC contains:
- a CDS encoding CxxH/CxxC protein — protein: MYCVCREHVELAIDKFVDEYEDAPDLINLQTTTFSDWTAPARCDWCEGPAEVLVV